The Callospermophilus lateralis isolate mCalLat2 chromosome X, mCalLat2.hap1, whole genome shotgun sequence genome contains the following window.
TTTGTGTTTGTATTTTTGTTAAAAAGTTATATCCAGATGGATAACTCAACCTGTTGTTTGCTTTTGATATTCCCATACCTAGTTCCTCTTGACGATTTGTCTTATATAGCCCCCAAAAGTAACACCCAGTAAACATCTGCCCACGCTCTGTTTTCTAGTTCTGAGCTAAGAAACCACTCAAATGATTAAACTTAGTTTCAATAAAATGAGCTCGGTAATAAAGGACTTCACCGATATTAACTCAGTACACTGTATCTCAAAAGTAGCAAACATAAAACTTACGTTTATATTCAtgaagaaaaataatcaaagaagggTAATGAGAATGCATTCTTCACAAAGTATGCAGTCGGAAAAGATGTGTTGAGAACAGATGTCTACTTTGTAATATACATTAGTGTATATATACATTATTCTATATAACAgttaatttttaaagtaaaaacattaaaatgtgttaataaaaaatattgaagagAATGTCCTAGAGATTCCTAGTATGATGAAACACCTAGAAGTTATAAAgtaatgataaataatatttgattACCTGCAATAATCATttataaggaaaaaaacaaaaataaaactaaataaattagaTATTCATCAGGTACTTCTATTTCGAAGACACCAGCATCTACCTAAGTTGGCTAAGTTCCCTGAGCACTAAGAAAAAACCTTCTATGACAATTTGAATTCTGATGTAAATGGATCTTAGGGAGGGAATGTTCTAAAAAGCAAACACTAAGAATCTGATCTGCTTGATAAATCTATTTCTTACAGTACCATAAATCATCATCAATAAGAAACCCCATTTCACTTGATAGCATGTTATGTCCTCCAGAAGCTTAGAAAGGCTCAATAATTGAGGAGGCTCTGTGCCCAAACAAAGCCCCTCCTGTAACAGCTCCTCTCACTTTTTAAGATGTTAATGGTCAACAGGGTCAGAGAGTGACACTTAGCCCATTCTCAATGAGAAGTGGAATTACATTTGCATGAATCTGTCAGGATAAAGGCATCTCTGCAGTAggtcttccttccctcccttcccctctaccTCCTATTCCTCTCCTCAAACACACCCATTGCCCCCAAGCCCTTAACACAAGGCCTGAGAAGGCCCCAATGCAGAAGGTGAAGCATGGAGGTACACTACTCTGTGAAGTCAATATCCCTTATCCTTCTTATAACACAACCTCAGGCAAAGCACACCAGGACTCCACAAAAGCCCAGAGACAGCTCTAGGTAAAAGGTAAGGAGAGTCAGAGTTTAAACACAGAAAACCGGCAGCCTGAGATGTGATGTAAACTTAATGCAAAAAGCTAGCAATGAAAATAGTCATTATCACTATTTTAAAAGCCATTCTCAAGGGAACAAAGCAAAACCAAAGAGAGTCATACGCATAAAACTTGCCTGAATCACATCAATTTGCCAAATCTAAACTTGGAATTTCTTTTGGAACAAGGCAAGTAAAATGTGAACATTCAAAAAAAGATAGCCTGTTTCCTGATCCTTGAAATATTATTATTTGGTTAACAATTTTTAACGAACTGAAATAAATCGGTGTAAAATTGCCTTTGGACATGTTTGGACTGAAATAGACTCTCGAACTGCTAGATGAGAAGAAATCAAAATATCAGGATATGCCctgagtgctggggatgtggctcaagcagtagcacgcttgcctggcatgcgtgcggcccgggttccatcctcagcaccacatccaaacaaagatgttatgtctgccaataactaaaaaaaaataaaaataaaaaaataaaaatattaaaattctctctctctttaaaaaagagatagaataTATTTATAATGTATTTCTTTAAATTACCAGAGAAATACAAAGTGAACATTTACAAGACATTAATGGGATTCTTGAGAAACACAAAAACAtgtatatttattcacagaattccACCAACCCTATATTGATAAAAATTGACAGACTTTATGTCAAAACCACAATAATGTCACCCAGAAATCAGGAATGTTGTAAAAATTAACAACATCCCATCAAGAAACAATTTTCAGTTCTTAGAGTGAAATTAATACCCTATCCCTCAgaggaataattttttaaatctatttattaAATGCCACTCATGTATGATAGAATAACACCTTAGGAAAAAATGATAAACCAAGAGTATCAGTGCTGTCTTTCAACTGAAGGTGTCCACTTCTAGTAATTAACTGATACGTTCCAACATTATTTAGCATGTTGCATATATTCCCACATTTAATTGTATACCATATCATTTGATGTTATATTATCTATGACAAACATATATAATTTGAACACATTCCTCCTTTTGGTCTAAATACTTGCCACACAGTGTATGTTTCAACCATATCCATATAAACCCCTCCTATTTTCCCACGCTATCATCCCCTTTATTTCCCACCTAACCCATACCCAAGACTATTACTTCCCATGGATTACACAACAAACTCAATATAGATTACATATAACAAAATACAATTGAGAAAAACGATTAAAACACTGAATTCATACTTTAGCATTTTAATCATAGATAACCATTCTCATTGGGAATACACTCTCAGAAGTTTTAATGCATATAAAAGTTTTGTTCTAAAAAATGGGATGTACTGTGGAAACAGTAAACAGCTTTTCCTCTTAATATTACATGCTTAAATTTTTATGTAATTAAATGCAGACACCTATTAACATTTTCAACAGCTACAGAATATTTCAGTGTGTAGGTACACCTTAGTTTGGTTAGCCAAATGTCTATATTGAGACACTTGGGTCAATTCACTTTTTCACCCTTCAAAACAGTTTGAACAATGCACAGCTTCATCCAAGCCAATGGATGATGGGATCCTGAGGATAACATTTCACAAGCAGAATTATTCAGTTGAGGGGCAGGCACATCTTGAACACGTATCTCTATGGACCTAGCACCTTGTGTGCTCCCAGCAGCACAGTTTGAGAGTTCTCCTCAACCAACACCATGGGGTGGGAGAGAAGTGGGTCTTTTCCTCTGTGGATCCCAACAACACTCTCTATAGTTCCTTAAAGTCCCCACCCCGACCAACTAATAAAAGAAATCTGATGCAAGCACTAAAAAGCATTCTTTCTTTGACTGCACTTTATCATTATTTCAAGGCAGCAACTCTTTTATCCACTTACATATATACTGGAGTTGGCCGAGAAAAAGAACATGTTCCCAACAAATGCCCATAGAACCATAAAAGAAAATTGGCCTCAGAAATCTCTATGTTACCCAGCACCTAGAGGCTCAGAGGGTCTCTTGCTTCCATCCCCAGAGATACCACTGAAATGTCTTGCCTTTACCCTCTCATGCTTGGACTATGGTGGTAACTTCCTAACTGGTTTTCCAATCTCCAGTCACCATTCTGGCTCCACCCCAATTGGCACCCAACCTGCACACAAATCACCATGTGGTTTTCCTGGCATCCTGTCATTCCTCTGGACATGAAAGGCTTTGTTGTCTCCCAGGGTTAGATAGGCTAGTATTTGGAGGTCAAATGGGCTACTATTTGGACACCCCAGTGTAGCAATCAGGGGTGTTCCATGGACAGGACTCACCCCAACTCTCAGGCCCTCCCCTCACTTGCCTCCCCACATATTGCACTCCAGGAAGGTCAGCCTGATCCTTGCCTTTCTTCCACCCTCTTCCCTCCttgaatgcccttctggcttttcTCTTATCCTTCAAGCCCAGCTTACTTTGAGTGTCCTAGTGTCCCTCTCCTCTGTAAAACCTTCTCTGAGCACTGGTGGATTCAGCAGTTTCTGCTGTCTCTAAGCACTGATGGGGATGCATCTGGCTGTGACTGGATGGTCTGGTTTtgttaatatatttttgtttccataTACCTTGTCTCTTCAAACAGATCATAAACTCAAGGAAAATGACAATGTCTTTTTTCTGCTGCTTAAAACACACAACTTTATTGATAAAACACAAGTTGTAGATTAACAAATGTAAACCAATACAAAAGTATAACTAATCATGATGTATACTCACTGTATACAGAATTACAGAGTAAAAAATAATGTAGGTATCAAGATCAAATCAATAAGCGCTTTCTTTGTACAAGCTCTAATACTCATCTAGTATCCTCAGAATGGTCCAGTCTAAATCCAGCATCAATCACTGTTGATAATCTGCTGTATTCATTATTCCAAAATAGCAGCTGAAAGCATCTTTGTAATATCAGTGAAAACGAAGAATTTACAAAACACATTGCTCCCAAGTGCAAACTTAAAAATTGCCACAGTAATTTTGGGGGCAGACTCCAAATTAGAGTTTGGTTAATACTTTTAGAACTTTTACTTTCACCACCAGATCATTGTGATTTGCTAATGCTCTGATTTTCTTAACACATACTCCAGATTCTTTGAACAAGAAAAAGAGTGAACTTCTGCTGAATTCTTTTCTGGATGACGCAAGCCCCTCGCTTTTTATGTTGTCATTTATATTCTCAAAAAGGGTAAGGATATTAAGAAGAATCTCTCTATCCCATTCTTTATTAAAGAGGGAAATCAATTCTGATGGTACTTTACAACTGACCAGCTCTCTTGTCATGGCTGGATTTTCAGTGAAGTTTATAATTAGTTTCATAATCTGTATCTTGGTGAAATGATTTCCCAGGAATAACAATGCAAAAAAGTCTGGAAAAGAATAGGAGAGCAAATGTTGGTAATGATTAGTCACAGTCATGTTGGTTAACAGTCTTAGTCCAGCCATTTGCACAGCTGAGTCCAGGCGACAGACCATGGTGTCATCACATACTTGACTGATGTATGTCTTAATCTTGCCCTGATTTTCCGCATTCACACTCAAGTTATTAAGGGCATTGTAAGTCTTTTCCCTAATAATGGGATCTTTTGTTTTTATCAGTTTTGCAATAATAGGGACACCACCTAATTCACGTATGGCATTTTGGTTAAATGAATATGCCGCATTATTACCCAGAGTGACCAAGGCTACTTCTTGAATAAAAGGATCATTTGTTCTCTCCAGGATATTAAGGACCTTTTGAAGGTCGGGAGCACTCAGAATATCATCAATTTTATAGGGAAAGTTGAACTTGCCCCTGCGGACAGGCCATGTTGTAGCTGGAACCCTGGTGCTCTTGCTTCGTGACTTTCCCTTGGATTTTCCACTTGACCTGCTCCCAGCCCTAGCCTTGGTGGGGTGGCAGCCTCCACCCCTGCCTCCTGGGCAGGGCAAACTCGGTGCAAGGGTCCTATTTCCAGAGATGTTGCCAACTCTAACCCCTTTGCCTGCCTTTGCACTTGCCTGTTCCTTCAGGATATTGAAAAGGGCCTTGGCCTTAGCCTCTAGGCCACCTCCACTCTGGGATCCCAAGTGAGCCTCCTTCTTTACACCTGGATCACTTTCAGGACCCAAGTTTACCTCAGGCCTGGCCTCTATGTCACCCGGAGATTGGGTTCCAGCCCCCACTCCAATATTAGTCTTAGATCCTTTCTCAGGCCCCACCCCAATTTCTGATATGCCACtagattcttcttcttcttcttcttcttcttcttcatcatcatcatcatcatcatcatcatcccagATTTTCTCATTCTCATCTTTTCCCCAGGTCAGTCTGTATACACAGTAGCAGGCACCAGCCCCGATGACCATGCCAGCTGCTACGCAGCCAGCTTCCCTAGTTCTGCCCATGGTACAGCTGAGGTGAATCCCTTAACCCAACACAGAGCAGGCTTGCTCTAGCCCAGAAAAATTCTTCCAAATAGAAGGTGAAGTCTTCAGCTGCTGAGGCAGTCTATTTTGCAACTGCTGATACAGGGGGACCTAGGAATAAAGAAAAGGTTTCAGGTCATGAATTCCTCCTTTTGTGCCTCTGCATGCAGACAGACTGAACCACCTATCCGTAAATATATAAACCTATGAGATTATTGGCCAGGACTTAGGGACTAGTATCTAGATCACTGATTGCTTtcctctactgggaagctcatttTGAAAAATTTCTCCATATCCAGACTTTCCCACCTCATGTTCCACCACTCCATCCAGGAGTGTTAAATTCAAAGTCTTTGATGAGTTCTCTATAACCTCTGCCTACCAGATGTCTTGGGGCAGTGGTGTCCTCAATACACAAGCAGGGGTTGGTGCAATtgcttttttctctttgtagcctcCAAGTGCACTCAGTCCTGTAGATCTGCAGATAAGGGAAtagggagggaggtgctgagaGTTCAGGGGACAGATGGAACTCACCTAGGACAGTACATAATGTCCCTGTTCTGAATCACTGGCCCTTGTCTCTCGTTCCACAATGTTTTTCAGCTTTTGTTACCCTCCTCTCCTCACAGAGTTggagccttgaaattatcttcctctccctcctccttagATGATTCTCCctcctttcaatcacttcctcagaAGGTGATGCCACACCCACTTATACTGATAAGGATGATGTAGGAGAGTAGCAACTAGAAGCTAGATGGACCTGAAATGCGTGAAGACCTAGCACTCTGCCCTTGCTTCCCCAACCCCCACCATCTCAAAGGTACCAGAACATCCTCCCCACTCCCGGCCCAATTATACCAATTTCCCCTGCTAGGGAGCAGTGTCCTTTCTTCTTCATCTTGGTTTCTGCCTCCACCAAACTTAAGGACTGACAAGCTTTAAGACTGAGGGCTTGGTAGACAGATCAACACTGTACCCCAAACAGTGAATCGGAGTAAATTCCTCCCCATCCCAACTCCATGCCAGGCCTCTCTTGACACTGGCCCCACTCCCAACCACCTCCTTGCCCATGTGGTAACTGCAGAGCACTTTTTTTTGCAAGCTCCCCATgtagagagaaggaaaagagggGAATAAGAAGGAGTCCCAGCAGCCCCCTAGAGTTTAGAATCACCATCATCCTCCACTCcataggtccccaataccatcatCTTCACTCTGACCTACTTGGATCTGGACAAATTCTCTCCTTCCTGCTAGGGTTGGACAGGCCTTCAGGCGCAGGATTCACAGCCACGGGAGACACAGCAAAGATGGTTGACTCAGTGGATACAAGAACATGTCTGAGAATCCCAATACCAGCCTTTCCAGATTCGGGGTTCTGAATGTCAGGCGGATTTCACCTTTTTGCATCTCACCCATCCCCACTACTCTGGTCTCCGCTGACACCAGCCCTCCAGCTccacccagcatctcccccctagcACCCGCAGCCCCAGCGGTCGGCCATTTTCCCAGCAAAAACCACACCCCTTTGGAACCACTggaaagggggggagggagaTGGGATGCAGGAGTACAGAAAACTCTGAGTGAAAGGAGACCAAAGTATCTCTTCTGTTCCCCTCCCCAACAAACGTCACTCCCAGTGATAACCATTTTCCCTTGTTGCAGCGCGgggtgggcggggggggggcgaGGATGGCTGGGAAATTGCAGGAGTGTTAATAATAGCCTTAAATTATGGAAAGATCCTCAGTCTTCCCCACCCTTCCAGGGGCTGTGAAGCAACCCTAGCTTTAAACTGACCTGCAGGAATTCGTGGTGGATTAgtctttgttccaaattttacagTGCCTtacaaggggagagagagagagagagagagagagagagagaaaatgaatatGACAGTCATCTAGTCACACGGTCCCAATATTCTGGCTTGGTAGATGGACCAGAGCACAAGACAACAATCCTACCCTTCCCAATTCAAAGCCCTGGGATGCCAAAGATTCCCGCTCCTATTCTGGGGTCTTCCCCGAAATCTGACACTCCAATTTCCACCATTTTTATTCTAGGAAGGGCCAGGGATCGTGCAAGCGTGTGAAGAAAGCACGCCAAGTCTCTTAGATCTCCACCCCCCCACTACCTAAAAGGCAGGGATTCCCAGGAAGCGCCCATTGCCGCACAGACCTGCCGGGATTCAGGAagttacctcctcctcctccttccctccaccgCAGCCAGCTGGTTCTCTAGGCAATAACAGGGAGATCACAAACAGACCAAAGGAAGACCAGTATTAGAAGGACGTTTGCACACGTCGGCTCCAGCTCACGTGAGGGCCACGTCACCCATGAGATCAGGACCCCAATTACCACTCCCACCAGCAGTGCTGCAGAAGCCGGCCCTCCCCCTACCTTCCCTGCCACATCAGGTCCTGCCACTCATTTTCCTCTTTACCAGTTCCAGAGACCATAATTAGCTTCTCCTCATGGTTGCAATTTGCCTTTCTTTGATTAACACGGAGAAACTGCATCTGCTTGCATGTCCACTGGCCTTTTATTCCTCTTTGAGGAATAATtttctatcttctttatttctaatCCAACTGCTTTTCCCTTCACTTCCCACCCCTTCAGCTATGAAGGTCCAATATTTTTACTGCACCCCTATGCCAAATCAGGGTGTGGGCAGGATCTCTGTAAAGGATGACAAGTAATGGGAGGGTCTTACTTTCTTAAATTTTTCTGTTCAATTTATCATTAGTGCATTACTTTTccattgagaaaataaaaagtgcCCATGTTCATTTGAGTGTAAAATTTaagagggaggaaaaaaatagGCCTTATTAATTTCATTACATTTGTTTGTAATTCAAGAAAAATGTTTGTACTAGT
Protein-coding sequences here:
- the Armcx1 gene encoding armadillo repeat-containing X-linked protein 1; this encodes MGRTREAGCVAAGMVIGAGACYCVYRLTWGKDENEKIWDDDDDDDDDEEEEEEEEEESSGISEIGVGPEKGSKTNIGVGAGTQSPGDIEARPEVNLGPESDPGVKKEAHLGSQSGGGLEAKAKALFNILKEQASAKAGKGVRVGNISGNRTLAPSLPCPGGRGGGCHPTKARAGSRSSGKSKGKSRSKSTRVPATTWPVRRGKFNFPYKIDDILSAPDLQKVLNILERTNDPFIQEVALVTLGNNAAYSFNQNAIRELGGVPIIAKLIKTKDPIIREKTYNALNNLSVNAENQGKIKTYISQVCDDTMVCRLDSAVQMAGLRLLTNMTVTNHYQHLLSYSFPDFFALLFLGNHFTKIQIMKLIINFTENPAMTRELVSCKVPSELISLFNKEWDREILLNILTLFENINDNIKSEGLASSRKEFSRSSLFFLFKESGVCVKKIRALANHNDLVVKVKVLKVLTKL